The Flammeovirga yaeyamensis genome segment GCTTCAACATTAAACCCCATCTTAAGCCTCTAATATAATGACTAAATAAGGCAAAGCTAGCTGAGACAAAAAGCCATTGCCAATGTGAATTTAAGATAGTGTGTTTTATATCTCCTAAGTCTTGTCCTTTAAGTACATACCAAAGTAACGCACCGGCTAAAAAGAAGGAGAAGATATATTTAAGAATTTCTTTTAATTTCATTACGATAATGCCCTTTCTTAAAGTATACTGAAGAATTGAAAGGTTTTTTAAAAAATTTCTTCAATATAAAATAAATTTGCCAACTTAATCATAAAAAAATCAAGTTGGCAAAAATAAAATTTTATGTAAAAAGGATTAATCCTCTAGTTTATTATCATCATTAGGGAAGACCAATTTTGGTTTGTATTCCTTAGCTTTCTTTTGCTTCATAAGTGCATAAGAAATTAAAATAAGGACATCACCCACCTGAACTTTACGAGCTGCAGCACCATTTAAACAAATGATTCCGCTACCTCTTTCTCCTGTAATTACATAAGTTTCGAAGCGTTCGCCGTTGTTGTTATTAACGATCTGAACTTTTTCGCCTTCAATTATGTCGGCTGCTTCCATTAAATCCTCATCCACTGTAATACTGCCTACATAATTTAATTCGGCTTGAGTAACCTTTACTCTGTGGATTTTCGATTTTAAAACTTCAATATACATGGTTAGTGTTATTATTCTTTATGTATGATAGAGGTATTGAAAAGTAATACAAACAAATATACGAAACTTAAAAGCAGAAGTTCATTCTAAGTGCTTGATATACAATTAATAAACCTAAATTCATCAAAAGTTTGTTCTTTTTGTGGATGCAATAATAAAACAAAATTGTTAAATGAACAATCAAGATCTAATTTGATATTAACAAATTTCGTGAATGAATGTTCATCGCCCTGTAAATTAATGAGTAATTCTTACCTCGACATCATTTTCTCTTAAATGTTGCTTTAGGTCAGGAATACTGATCTCCTTAAAGTGAAAGATACTAGCAGCCAAAGCAGCATCAGCGGCATTCTGAGAGAACAAATCAATAAAATGCTCTTCTAAGCCCGCACCACCTGATGCAATCACAGGAATATTTAAACTTGTCGATATTTCCTTTGTTAATTCTATGGCAAAACCTGCTTTGGTTCCATCATGATCCATAGAAGTTAAAAGAATTTCTCCTGCTCCTCTTTCTTGGCATTCATGTACCCAAGGAATAGTTCTTAATTCAGTAGGAGTTCTACCACCTCTAACGTGTACAATATGTTCGCCATCGACATAACGAGTGTCTACTGCAACAACAATACATTGTGCACCAAATTCATTACTTAATTCATTAATTAATTCAGGTCTCTTTACGGCAGAAGAGTTGATGGAAACTTTGTCCGCACCAGCATTTAACAAAGCAGAGACGTCTTCAACTGTAGAAATACCACCACCCACAGTAAATGGAATATTTACTTGTGCAGCTACTTTCTGAACTAACTCAATTAATGTTTTTCTTTTTTCGACTGTAGCAGTAATATCAAGAAAGACTAACTCGTCTGCTCCTTGATCAGAATAGATCTGTGCTAGCTCTACAGGATCCCCTGCATCTCTTAATTCTACAAAGTTGACACCTTTCACAGTTTTACCGTCTTTGATGTCCAAACAGGGAATTATTCGTTTTGTTAGCATAAAGGTAGATTTTGGAAAAAATACAAATATAGACGAAGTTTTTAATAAACTATAGATATTTTTACTTTAATTACTTTTTGGTGATTTTATCCATTTTTTATGATGTAATTTCTATAAATAAGGTTAGTTTTGCATCCCGAGTGTTAAGACATGTTTTTTAAAGAATAGCAAAATGCCTAAGAAGAATCACATTAAATCGGTACTTATCATCGGGAGTGGACCAATCGTAATTGGACAAGCCTGCGAGTTTGATTACTCAGGAACTCAAGCATCTCGTTCCCTACGAGAAGAAGGTATCGAAGTAACCTTGATTAATTCGAATCCAGCGACGATTATGACGGACCCTGTAACAGCGGACAACGTCTATCTTCGCCCTCTAGAGAAAAAATCCATCATTGAAATTCTTGAAAAGCATGATATAGATGCTGTACTACCAACAATGGGTGGTCAGACAGCACTTAATTTAGCGATTGATTGTCAAGAAGCAGGTATTTGGGAAGACTACGGTGTAGAGATCATCGGTGTAGATATCGATGCCATCCAAACTACAGAAGACCGTGAGTTGTTCCGTCAGAAAATGCTTGAGCTTGGCGTAAGTGTGTGTAAAGGACGTACTGCAAAATCTTTCCTTCAAGGTAAAGAGATTGCTCAAGAAATTGGATTCCCACTAGTTATCCGTCCATCATTTACCCTTGGTGGTTCAGGTGGTGGATTTGTAAATTCACCAGACGAATTCGAGAAAGCATTAAAAAGAGGTTTGGAGATGTCTCCAGTACACGAAGTGCTTATCGAGCAATCTATTTTAGGTTGGAAAGAATACGAATTGGAATTGTTGAGAGACGACTTAGGTAATGTAATCATTATCTGTTCGATCGAAAACTTTGACCCAATGGGTGTTCATACAGGTGACTCGATCACAGTTGCTCCAGCACAAACGCTTCCAGATACAGTTTATCAAAGAATGAGAGATCTTGCGATCAAGATGATGAACGGTATCGGTATGTTTGCAGGTGGATGTAACGTACAGTTCTCAGTTTCTCCTAACGATGATGAAATTATTGGTATCGAGATTAACCCTCGTGTATCTCGTTCATCAGCTTTAGCCTCGAAAGCAACAGGTTACCCAATCGCTAAGATTGCAGCTAAGTTGGCTATCGGTTATAACTTAGACGAATTGAAAAACCCAATTACTGGTACAACTT includes the following:
- the panD gene encoding aspartate 1-decarboxylase, producing the protein MYIEVLKSKIHRVKVTQAELNYVGSITVDEDLMEAADIIEGEKVQIVNNNNGERFETYVITGERGSGIICLNGAAARKVQVGDVLILISYALMKQKKAKEYKPKLVFPNDDNKLED
- the hisF gene encoding imidazole glycerol phosphate synthase subunit HisF, which gives rise to MLTKRIIPCLDIKDGKTVKGVNFVELRDAGDPVELAQIYSDQGADELVFLDITATVEKRKTLIELVQKVAAQVNIPFTVGGGISTVEDVSALLNAGADKVSINSSAVKRPELINELSNEFGAQCIVVAVDTRYVDGEHIVHVRGGRTPTELRTIPWVHECQERGAGEILLTSMDHDGTKAGFAIELTKEISTSLNIPVIASGGAGLEEHFIDLFSQNAADAALAASIFHFKEISIPDLKQHLRENDVEVRITH